Proteins co-encoded in one Methanosarcinales archaeon Met12 genomic window:
- a CDS encoding cysteine desulfurase family protein → MKRIYLDHAATTSVDPVVVEAMLNHFTKKFGNASSIHQFGQEAKVALENSREIIAKKINADSKEIVFTSGGTESNNLALKGVAFANRNKGKHIITSRIEHECILNSCKWLEKQGFEVTRLPVDQYGFVRLEDLEKAIRKDTILVSVIHANNEVGTIEPIEKIGKICKEHDVHFHTDACQSFTKVPLDVKKRNLDLVTINSHKIYGPMGVGALYIKEGVKIETWQHGGGHEKDIRSGTENVPGIVGFAKAVEIAKEHDIQRMAKLRDVLIKGVLEEIPNTKLNGHPTMRLCNNANFSFKYIEGESLVLRLDARGIACSTGSACSSHTLGPSHVLLSIGLTPEDAHSSLRITVGKGNTEEEMEYTINTLREEIKNLRKISPFGD, encoded by the coding sequence ATGAAACGGATATACTTAGATCATGCTGCTACAACATCGGTTGACCCTGTGGTAGTAGAGGCAATGCTCAATCATTTCACAAAAAAGTTTGGAAACGCATCATCTATCCACCAATTTGGACAAGAAGCAAAAGTGGCTTTGGAGAATTCGAGAGAAATCATTGCTAAAAAAATCAACGCCGATTCCAAAGAAATAGTCTTTACATCTGGCGGTACAGAGTCAAATAATTTAGCATTAAAAGGGGTTGCATTTGCTAACAGAAACAAAGGAAAACATATAATCACTTCACGAATAGAACATGAATGTATATTAAATTCATGTAAGTGGCTGGAGAAGCAGGGTTTCGAAGTCACACGTCTGCCGGTTGATCAGTATGGGTTTGTCAGGCTTGAAGATTTAGAAAAGGCGATAAGAAAGGATACAATTCTTGTTTCGGTTATACATGCTAATAACGAGGTTGGAACGATAGAACCAATCGAAAAAATTGGGAAAATTTGTAAAGAGCATGATGTTCACTTTCATACTGATGCCTGCCAATCATTTACAAAAGTTCCTTTAGACGTAAAAAAACGAAATTTGGATTTGGTTACGATAAACTCCCATAAAATTTATGGCCCCATGGGCGTTGGTGCTTTGTATATAAAAGAAGGCGTTAAAATCGAAACATGGCAACATGGCGGAGGACATGAAAAAGATATAAGATCAGGAACGGAAAATGTTCCCGGGATAGTGGGATTTGCAAAAGCAGTTGAAATCGCTAAAGAGCATGATATTCAACGTATGGCAAAACTTAGAGATGTATTGATTAAGGGTGTGTTAGAAGAGATCCCCAATACAAAATTAAATGGCCATCCAACTATGAGACTTTGTAACAATGCTAATTTTTCTTTCAAATATATAGAAGGTGAATCTCTGGTTTTGCGTTTAGATGCAAGAGGTATTGCATGCTCTACTGGTAGTGCCTGCTCCTCCCACACCTTAGGACCATCTCATGTTCTGTTGTCCATTGGTTTAACACCGGAAGATGCTCACAGTAGCTTAAGGATTACTGTTGGAAAAGGGAATACGGAGGAGGAAATGGAATACACGATAAATACATTAAGAGAAGAAATTAAGAATTTAAGAAAAATTAGTCCATTTGGTGATTAA
- a CDS encoding threonyl-tRNA synthetase editing domain-containing protein, protein MRLQFKHCDYIKWKVKKKAKSSIIEELGSNNEGYVDEALVVFMASEGLDQKNPQEVSQKAVESIGDVANQIKIKRVVLFPYVHLFPESLPPAEFAFDCIKQIGYILEREGYEAWRVPFGWYKMHELRCKGHPLSELSKTIRCD, encoded by the coding sequence ATGAGACTTCAATTCAAGCACTGTGATTATATAAAATGGAAAGTAAAGAAAAAAGCGAAGTCCTCAATAATTGAAGAACTGGGCAGCAACAACGAGGGCTATGTTGACGAGGCTTTAGTCGTTTTCATGGCTTCTGAAGGGCTTGATCAGAAAAATCCTCAAGAGGTGAGCCAGAAGGCAGTGGAATCGATAGGAGACGTTGCGAACCAAATTAAAATCAAAAGGGTCGTTTTATTTCCATATGTCCATCTGTTTCCAGAATCTTTGCCTCCTGCAGAGTTTGCATTTGATTGTATAAAACAAATAGGATATATCCTGGAAAGAGAGGGATATGAAGCTTGGAGGGTGCCATTCGGTTGGTATAAAATGCATGAATTGAGATGCAAAGGTCACCCATTATCTGAACTTTCAAAAACCATAAGATGTGATTGA